Proteins co-encoded in one Luteitalea sp. genomic window:
- a CDS encoding DUF418 domain-containing protein, whose translation MLPSTPISAPDRQLPLDALRGFALLGILMMNIRMFSMPFAAYFNPTAYGSLDGLNYWVWFVGHVFFDQKFMTIFSMLFGAGIVLMTGRAEARGDGPAMRHYRRMCWLLVFGLVHAYGLWSGDILVLYALCGAWVFLLRRRSPRTLLVLGALVLAIGSLLSVGAYAGMQYLPPEEVAGIERELGNPQPEDIARELAAYRSGWWGQMPDRAKRSLEFHLQVFWLWGLWRAGGLMLVGMALFKLGVFSGRSRPQLYVAFVASGALIGLPLVLASVHDIELYDWGSLRAFFVDSQWNYWGSVFVSLGYVGLVMLVVTRGILAPLVARLAAVGRMALTNYLLHTLICTTVFYGHGLGYFGYFSRTDQALLVVAIWLIQLVVSPLWLRRFEFGPFEWLWRALTYGQAPPFRRAPSQVATGVA comes from the coding sequence GTGCTCCCGTCCACCCCGATCTCCGCGCCTGACCGGCAGCTCCCGCTCGACGCCCTGCGCGGGTTTGCGTTGCTCGGCATCCTGATGATGAACATCCGGATGTTCTCGATGCCGTTTGCTGCGTACTTCAATCCAACGGCCTACGGCAGTCTCGATGGCCTGAACTACTGGGTCTGGTTCGTGGGCCACGTGTTCTTCGACCAGAAGTTCATGACCATCTTCTCGATGCTCTTCGGCGCGGGCATTGTCTTGATGACCGGTCGGGCAGAAGCACGCGGCGACGGGCCGGCCATGCGGCACTATCGCCGCATGTGCTGGCTGCTCGTCTTCGGACTCGTCCATGCGTATGGTCTCTGGTCCGGCGACATCCTCGTGCTGTATGCACTCTGCGGCGCCTGGGTCTTCCTACTGCGCCGCCGTTCGCCGCGGACGCTCTTGGTCCTGGGCGCCCTTGTCCTGGCGATCGGATCGCTGCTCTCGGTTGGTGCATACGCCGGCATGCAGTATCTGCCGCCAGAGGAGGTGGCGGGAATAGAGCGTGAGCTGGGGAACCCCCAGCCCGAGGACATCGCGCGAGAGCTCGCGGCCTACCGGAGCGGCTGGTGGGGCCAGATGCCGGACCGTGCCAAGCGGTCGCTCGAGTTTCACCTACAGGTGTTTTGGCTGTGGGGCCTGTGGCGCGCCGGCGGTCTGATGCTGGTCGGGATGGCGTTGTTCAAGCTTGGCGTCTTTTCGGGCAGGAGTCGCCCGCAGCTTTACGTCGCCTTCGTGGCCAGCGGCGCACTTATCGGACTCCCGCTCGTCCTCGCGAGCGTGCACGATATCGAGCTCTACGACTGGGGCTCCTTACGCGCATTCTTCGTCGACAGTCAGTGGAACTACTGGGGGAGCGTGTTCGTCAGTCTCGGCTACGTGGGACTCGTCATGCTGGTCGTGACACGGGGGATTCTCGCTCCGCTGGTGGCGAGGCTGGCAGCGGTCGGACGCATGGCGCTCACGAACTACCTCCTGCACACGCTCATCTGCACGACGGTGTTCTACGGTCACGGTCTCGGGTACTTCGGCTACTTCTCCAGGACAGACCAGGCGCTCCTCGTCGTCGCCATATGGCTGATCCAGCTGGTTGTGTCGCCACTATGGCTCCGGCGCTTCGAGTTCGGTCCCTTCGAGTGGCTCTGGCGCGCGCTGACATACGGCCAGGCACCACCGTTTCGGCGTGCGCCCAGCCAGGTGGCGACAGGCGTGGCGTGA
- a CDS encoding helix-turn-helix domain-containing protein, with protein sequence MGTQNPAAVTSNPAGAASGLGRLWEEPRQRIGLRVDVRTTAPGMVELKALPEHRIKVHAGPPVRGTCRVDRFVYTRGDVDIMPAGVSDEWYEEDSNTSIVLQVTPSLLRRTAEDIGIDPDRAGLEPRHQVRDAQIEHLAWALEAEHAAGYPGGLIYAESVGLALAIHLLGRYPAALTSNRGLSKPQLRRVTEYIEEHLEYDLSLERLAGVAGLSSSHFKTLFKRSLGLPAHEYIVQRRVERAKSLLLRGDRPASQVAVETGFAHQSHMARCMRRILGATPTALKRTFPRLEH encoded by the coding sequence ATGGGTACTCAGAATCCGGCGGCCGTGACGTCCAATCCTGCCGGAGCCGCTTCTGGTCTCGGTCGATTGTGGGAGGAGCCACGACAGCGAATCGGGCTACGCGTTGACGTGCGCACGACAGCGCCGGGTATGGTCGAGCTGAAGGCTTTGCCGGAACATCGGATCAAGGTGCACGCCGGACCGCCTGTTCGCGGGACGTGCCGGGTCGATCGATTCGTCTACACGCGAGGGGATGTCGACATCATGCCGGCTGGCGTGTCGGACGAGTGGTACGAAGAGGACTCGAACACGTCCATCGTTTTGCAGGTCACACCATCACTGTTACGTCGCACGGCTGAGGACATCGGCATCGATCCAGACCGAGCGGGCCTCGAGCCGCGGCACCAAGTCAGGGACGCGCAGATCGAGCACCTCGCGTGGGCGCTCGAGGCGGAACACGCGGCCGGCTACCCAGGCGGCCTCATTTACGCGGAAAGCGTCGGACTCGCGCTTGCCATCCACTTGCTGGGCCGCTATCCGGCGGCGCTGACATCGAACCGCGGCCTGTCAAAGCCGCAACTTCGACGCGTGACCGAGTACATCGAAGAGCATCTGGAATACGACCTGTCTCTCGAGCGGTTGGCAGGAGTCGCGGGACTCAGCTCATCGCACTTCAAGACATTGTTCAAGCGTTCCTTGGGACTTCCCGCGCACGAGTACATCGTCCAGCGCCGGGTGGAACGAGCGAAATCGCTGCTCCTCCGCGGGGACAGGCCTGCTAGCCAGGTGGCCGTCGAAACGGGCTTCGCGCATCAGAGTCACATGGCTCGATGCATGCGGCGAATCCTTGGCGCGACGCCAACAGCGTTGAAACGCACCTTCCCTCGACTGGAGCATTGA
- a CDS encoding NAD(P)-dependent oxidoreductase yields MTGKLTVSVIGLGTMGTTLARLLLGGGYRVTVWNRTRRKADVLVEEGTVAPPSAAAAIAASDVVIVCVYDYKAANEILATKEVEAALAGRVIVQLTTGSPQEARDGELWARRHHADYVDGAIQAAPSQMARPDTTILVSGAESAYRRSEPVLSVFGGNVKYLGEPVGAASTMDLATLSYVYGAALGFFHGARIAESEGFRVDHYGGLVAEISPSFGEFFRHEGAVIQSGDYRVSESPLKISVEATERLAQAARDGGLNAELPEFAARLFKRALAAGYGDQEVAAFIKVLRASGSDSREHPAHEREHVGSPVSHGKGGCAMKPRVSRAGPLASERMGDGGRKTDQ; encoded by the coding sequence ATGACAGGCAAACTGACGGTTTCGGTTATCGGCCTGGGAACGATGGGCACAACACTCGCGCGGCTCCTGCTCGGCGGCGGCTACCGCGTCACCGTGTGGAACCGAACGCGGAGAAAGGCCGATGTTCTGGTCGAAGAGGGCACGGTCGCGCCGCCCAGCGCCGCAGCCGCCATTGCGGCCAGCGACGTCGTGATCGTGTGCGTGTATGACTACAAGGCAGCCAACGAGATTCTCGCGACGAAGGAGGTGGAGGCGGCGCTCGCCGGGCGAGTGATCGTTCAACTGACGACGGGCAGTCCCCAGGAGGCGCGAGACGGCGAGCTCTGGGCCCGCCGGCACCATGCCGATTACGTCGACGGCGCGATCCAGGCAGCGCCGAGCCAGATGGCAAGGCCGGACACGACCATCCTGGTGTCTGGTGCGGAGTCGGCGTACCGCCGAAGTGAACCGGTGTTGAGCGTTTTTGGTGGCAACGTGAAATATCTCGGCGAGCCGGTCGGCGCAGCCTCCACGATGGATCTGGCGACGCTGTCGTATGTCTATGGCGCTGCGCTGGGATTCTTCCACGGCGCGCGCATCGCCGAATCAGAGGGTTTCCGGGTGGATCACTACGGAGGGCTGGTCGCCGAGATTTCTCCCTCGTTCGGGGAGTTCTTCAGACACGAGGGTGCGGTGATTCAGTCGGGAGACTATCGGGTATCCGAAAGTCCCTTGAAGATCTCCGTCGAAGCCACGGAACGGCTGGCGCAGGCGGCGCGTGACGGCGGACTCAACGCCGAGCTTCCAGAGTTTGCGGCGCGGCTGTTCAAGAGAGCGCTCGCGGCCGGCTACGGGGATCAGGAAGTCGCAGCGTTCATCAAGGTCCTGCGCGCGAGCGGAAGCGACAGCCGTGAGCACCCGGCGCATGAGCGGGAGCACGTCGGGTCGCCCGTGAGCCACGGAAAGGGAGGCTGCGCGATGAAGCCGAGGGTGTCTCGAGCCGGTCCTCTCGCAAGTGAGCGGATGGGTGATGGAGGACGTAAAACGGATCAATGA